One part of the Engraulis encrasicolus isolate BLACKSEA-1 chromosome 17, IST_EnEncr_1.0, whole genome shotgun sequence genome encodes these proteins:
- the LOC134467460 gene encoding inactive all-trans-retinol 13,14-reductase-like yields MWSVLIGIFLPSWLMALVGGTYWFFFRKSSPFSLTSVRANEHMEKHKVLQKDFTEERIPDKVDAVVIGSGLGGLTAATILAKAGKKVLVLEGHDTAGGFAHTHVEKGFEFDSDINYIGQLHENGLTKVVIDQLTEGQLAFVKLDQHINTMHIGQGDDCRTYTLLSGKTEMEAHLKKQFPKDTQAVENFFKLTKLCSKQIPALASLKLIPRWLALYMLKSGIADRLLPAHSTLSHTSASWWAGMQTKNKDLQLMFNYLFHGTPPKDSSILINALLMHTLKGGAYYPKGGACEIPYHISNTIRKYGGEVLVRAPVSRILLDADGAACGVVVKKGQEEVEVRSKMVISNCGVLNTFNRLLPPEIIIKPEIQERVNLLKPGKGCFLIFCGFDATPEELELSQATNWFYKDNDMDQMMDNFFSLSKEDAPENIPMMNLNVPTAKDPSAQIRFPGKTSMILLTYVNSDWFEEWNETVRERGDDYMAYNLRFFNHMFDWACQHYPKLREKLVYQEVSTPVCNYPGTYQGAMYSAETLDRYDAVSIAKNRCDTPVKNLYLSGQDVFSTGVGGELYGGLLCAATVLKSTLFADLFLMKKRLKKAK; encoded by the exons ATGTGGTCGGTTCTGATAGGAATATTCCTTCCTTCCTGGCTGATGGCCCTTGTCGGGGGAACCTACTGGTTCTTCTTCAGGAAGTCCAGCCCGTTCTCCCTGACGTCGGTCAGGGCCAACGAGCACATGGAGAAGCACAAGGTCCTGCAGAAAG ACTTCACAGAGGAGCGTATACCAGATAAAGTGGATGCAGTTGTCATCGGTAGTGGATTAGGGGGCTTGACAGCGGCCACCATCCTGGCTAAGGCCGGGAAGAAGGTTCTGGTTCTAGAAGGGCACGACACCGCCGGGGGATTCGCCCACACCCACGTTGAGAAGGGCTTTGAGTTCGATTCTG ACATCAACTACATCGGCCAGCTGCACGAGAACGGCCTGACGAAGGTGGTGATCGACCAGCTCACCGAGGGCCAGCTGGCTTTCGTGAAGCTGGACCAGCACATCAACACCATGCACATCGGCCAGGGGGACGACTGCCGCACGTACACACTCCTCAGCGGCAAGACTGAGATGGAGGCCCACCTGAAGAAGCAGTTCCCTAAAGACACACAGGCCGTGGAGAACTTCTTCAAACTCACAAAG CTGTGTTCAAAACAGATTCCTGCCCTGGCCTCCCTGAAGCTCATCCCTCGCTGGCTGGCCCTCTACATGCTCAAGTCTGGCATCGCTGACCGCCTCCTCCCTGCGCACAGCACCCTGTCACACACCAGCGCCTCCTGGTGGGCAGGAATGCAGACCAAGAACAAGGACCTGCAGCTCATGTTCAACTACCTCTTCCATG GAACCCCACCTAAGGACTCCAGCATCCTCATCAATGCCCTGCTCATGCACACCTTAAAGGGTGGTGCCTACTACCCAAAGGGGGGCGCTTGTGAGATCCCTTACCACATCAGCAACACCATCCGCAAGTACGGTGGAGAGGTGCTGGTGAGGGCACCGGTCTCTCGAATCCTATTGGATGCTGATGGAGCTGCGTGTG GTGTGGTGGTGAAGAAAGGccaggaggaagtggaggtgagATCTAAAATGGTAATTTCCAACTGCGGCGTGCTCAACACCTTCAACAGGCTCCTGCCCCCAGAGATCATCATAAAGCCTG AAATCCAAGAGCGTGTGAACCTCCTGAAGCCAGGTAAAGGATGTTTCCTCATCTTCTGCGGATTTGATGCCACCCCAGAGGAGCTCGAACTCAGCCAGGCCACCAACTGGTTCTACAAGGACAATGACATGGACCAGAT GATGGATAACTTCTTCAGCCTGAGCAAGGAAGACGCCCCAGAGAACATCCCCATGATGAACCTCAACGTCCCCACGGCCAAAGACCCCTCAGCTCAAATCAGAttcccag GTAAGACCTCCATGATCTTGTTGACCTACGTGAACTCTGACTGGTTTGAGGAGTGGAACGAGacggtgagggagagaggagacgacTACATGGCGTACAATCTGAGATTCTTCAACCACATGTTTGACTGGGCCTGCCAACACTACCCCAAGCTCAGAGAGAAG ctGGTGTACCAGGAGGTGTCCACCCCTGTGTGTAATTACCCGGGTACTTATCAAGGAGCCATGTACTCGGCCGAGACCCTGGACCGATATGACGCCGTATCCATCGCCAAGAACCGCTGCGACACGCCTGTCAAAAACCTCTACCTCTCAG GTCAGGACGTGTTCAGCACTGGTGTCGGTGGGGAACTTTACGGGGGTCTGCTGTGTGCCGCCACCGTGCTGAAGAGCACCCTCTTCGCAGACCTGTTCCTCATGAAGAAGAGGCTCAAGAAGGCCAAATGA